The following proteins are co-located in the Candida dubliniensis CD36 chromosome 3, complete sequence genome:
- a CDS encoding ammonium transporter, putative (Similar to S. cerevisiae MEP3), giving the protein MSAEEVIKYISRRKLFTENNEYNEGYILLFTIASSMIWIMVPGLAFLYSGLARRKSALSMIWIVIMSSFVGIFQWYFWGYSLAFSDTSNNSFIGDLHFFGFKNLLGASDDKTTYPDIAYSLFQLQFLLVTLAIIAGGCIAERGRFLPALVFMFCWATIVYCPVVYWIWGGGWASSYKSGALDYAGGGPVEILSGMSAFVYSAFLGRRNETLMINYRPHNISTIFLGTSLLYVGWLFFNGFSCGNPSLKVAYSMMNTHLCGAFGAISWCLLDFRLENKWSMVAVCSGCISGLVAATPSSGMIPLWASVILGITAGIVCNLSTKIKYLLRVDDSLDVWAEHGMAGVVGLIFNALFGSATVIGYDGITDHEGGWIDHNWKQLYIQIVYILATMAYSGVVTAILCFVINKIPGLHLRIDYNGEEAGVDEDQIGEFAYDYVEVRRDFLDWGIPTVNPTYQNSINDQQQQQQISEEAQQQKKAAGLAGIDETEENQFEGIKIKRETQIIDGSPHSNSDSTSNTSIQEKHEPVEYRPN; this is encoded by the coding sequence ATGTCAGCAGAAGAagtaataaaatatatttcaaGAAGGAAATTATTTACggaaaataatgaatataatgAAGGTTATATATTACTATTTACAATTGCATCATCAATGATTTGGATTATGGTACCTGGATTAGCATTTTTATATTCTGGTTTAGCAAGAAGAAAATCTGCtttatcaatgatttggATTGTTATAATGTCATCATTTGTTGGGATTTTCCAATGGTATTTTTGGGGTTATTCATTAGCTTTTAGTGATacttctaataattcatttattggtgatttacattttttcggatttaaaaatttattaggTGCCAGTGATGATAAAACAACTTATCCTGATATAGCATATTCtttatttcaattacaatttttattaGTGACATTAGCAATTATAGCTGGTGGTTGTATTGCTGAAAGAGGAAGATTTTTACCAGCATTAGTATTTATGTTTTGTTGGGcaacaattgtttattgtcCTGTAGTTTATTGGATTTGGGGTGGTGGTTGGGCTCTGTCATATAAATCAGGAGCTTTAGATTATGCTGGAGGTGGTCCAGTGGAAATTTTATCTGGTATGTCAGCATTTGTTTATTCAGCATTTTTGGGGAGAAGAAATGAAACTTTAATGATTAATTATCGTCCTCATaatatttcaacaattttcttGGGTacttcattattatatgttggttggttatttttcaatggatTTTCTTGTGGGAATCCTTCACTTAAAGTAGCTTATTCTATGATGAATACTCATTTATGTGGTGCTTTTGGAGCTATATCTTGGTGTTTATTGGATTTCCGTTTAGAAAATAAATGGTCAATGGTAGCAGTTTGTTCTGGATGTATTTCTGGGTTAGTGGCGGCAACTCCTTCTTCAGGGATGATTCCATTATGGGCATCAGTAATATTAGGTATAACTGCAGGGATAGTTTGTAATTTGTCGactaaaatcaaatatttattacGTGTTGATGATTCATTGGATGTATGGGCTGAGCACGGTATGGCAGGAGTTGTTGGATTAATTTTCAATGCATTATTTGGTTCAGCTACAGTTATTGGTTATGATGGAATCACTGATCATGAAGGTGGTTGGATTGATCATAATTGGAAACAAttatatattcaaattgtttatattttggCCACAATGGCTTATTCTGGTGTCGTTACTGCCATATTATGTTTTGtcattaataaaatccCGGGATTACATCTtagaattgattataatggAGAGGAAGCTGGAGTTGATGAAGATCAAATTGGTGAATTTGCTTATGATTATGTTGAAGTTAGAAGAGACTTTTTAGATTGGGGGATTCCAACTGTTAATCCTACTTATCAAAACCTGATTAatgatcaacaacaacaacaacaaatatcaGAAGAagcacaacaacaaaaaaaagcagCTGGTTTAGCTGGAATTGACGAAACCGAAGAAAATCAGTTTGAAGgaataaaaattaaaagagaAACTCAAATAATTGATGGTTCACCTCATAGTAATTCTGATTCTACATCAAATACAAGTATACAAGAGAAACATGAACCAGTGGAATATCGCCCGAATTGA
- a CDS encoding acetolactate synthase, putative (Similar to S. cerevisiae ILV2;~In S. cerevisiae: catalyses the first common step in isoleucine and valine biosynthesis and is the target of several classes of inhibitors), translating into MISRNLRNSSTKTLYGCILRSQIRSISKNNSQQAAAQSTSRPQPSPAFNTATNTSSSTQTINDPTTSKHRSPISRKKKEGQLMDDSFIGLTGGEIFHEMMLRHKVDTVFGYAGGAILPVFDAIYNSDKFKFVLPRHEQGAGHMAEGYARASGKPGVVLVTSGPGATNVITPMADALMDGVPLVVFSGQVPTTAIGTDAFQEADIVGISRSCTKWNVMVKNVAELPRRINEAFEIATTGRPGPVLVDLPKDVTASILRESIPINTTLPSNALSQITKKAVSEFTSEAIKRAAQILNKAKKPIIYAGAGILNNEQGPKLLKELADKANIPVTTTLQGLGAFDQRDPKSLDMLGMHGSAAANTAIQNADCIIALGARFDDRVTGNISKFAPEAKLAASEGRGGILHFEISPKNINKVVEATEAIEGDVTTNLQSFIPLIDSIENRPEWFNKINQWKQKYPYSYQLETPGSLIKPQTLIKEISDQSQTYNKEVIVTTGVGQHQMWAAQHFTWTQPRTMITSGGLGTMGYGLPAAIGAQVAKPNAIVIDIDGDASFNMTLTELSSAVQAGAPIKVCVLNNEEQGMVTQWQSLFYEHRYSHTHQSNPDFMKLAESMNVKGIRITNQEELKSGVKEFLDATEPVLLEVIVEKKVPVLPMVPAGKALDDFILWDAEVEKQQNDLRKERTGGKY; encoded by the coding sequence ATGATTTCCCGTAATTTGAGAAATTCATCAACTAAAACCTTATATGGTTGTATTTTAAGATCACAAATCAGATCAATATCGAAAAATAATTCTCAACAAGCTGCTGCTCAATCAACATCACGTCCACAACCATCTCCTGCTTTTAATACTGCTACTAATACATCTTCATCGACACAAACCATAAATGATCCAACTACTTCCAAACATAGATCTCCAATTtctagaaagaaaaaagaaggaCAGTTAATGGatgattcatttattgGATTAACTGGTGGAGAAATTTTCCATGAAATGATGCTTAGACATAAAGTTGATACTGTATTTGGTTATGCTGGTGGAGCCATTTTACCAGTATTTGATGCCATTTATAATTctgataaatttaaatttgttttacCAAGACATGAACAAGGTGCTGGTCATATGGCTGAAGGTTATGCTAGAGCTAGTGGTAAACCTGGAGTTGTTTTAGTTACTTCAGGACCTGGTGCTACTAATGTTATAACACCAATGGCTGATGCATTAATGGATGGAGTACCATTAGTGGTTTTTTCAGGTCAAGTTCCAACTACTGCTATTGGTACTGATGCATTTCAAGAAGCTGATATTGTTGGTATTTCTAGATCTTGTACTAAATGGAATGTAATGGTTAAAAATGTGGCGGAATTAccaagaagaattaatgAAGCTTTTGAAATTGCTACTACAGGTAGACCAGGACCAGTTTTAGTTGATTTACCAAAAGATGTTACTGCTTCAATTTTAAGAGAATCTATCCCAATAAATACTACTTTACCATCAAATGCATTAAGTCAAATTACTAAAAAAGCTGTTAGTGAATTTACTTCTGAAGCCATTAAAAGAGCTGcacaaattttaaataaagcTAAAAAACCCATTATATATGCTGGAGCAGGgattttaaataatgaacAAGGTcctaaattattaaaagaattagcTGATAAAGCTAATATTCCAGTGACTACTACTTTACAAGGATTAGGTGCATTTGATCAAAGAGATCCTAAATCTTTAGATATGTTGGGTATGCATGGATCAGCTGCTGCTAATACTGCTATTCAAAATGCTGATTGTATTATTGCTTTAGGAGCAAGATTTGATGATAGAGTCACTGGTAATATTAGTAAATTTGCTCCTGAAGCAAAATTAGCTGCTTCTGAAGGTAGAGGAGGAATTTTacattttgaaatttctcctaaaaatattaataaagtTGTTGAAGCTACTGAAGCTATTGAAGGAGATGTTACTACTAATTTACAATCATTTATTccattaattgattcaattgaaaatagaCCAGAATggtttaataaaattaatcaatggaaacaaaaatatcCTTATTCTTATCAATTAGAAACTCCTggttcattaattaaacctcaaactttaattaaagaaatttctgATCAATCACAAACTTATAATAAAGAAGTTATTGTTACTACTGGAGTTGGACAACATCAAATGTGGGCAGCTCAACATTTCACTTGGACTCAACCAAGAACTATGATTACTTCTGGTGGATTAGGTACTATGGGTTATGGATTACCTGCAGCTATTGGTGCTCAAGTAGCTAAACCTAATgctattgttattgatattgatggtGATGCATCATTTAATATGACTTTAACCGAATTATCTTCTGCAGTTCAAGCTGGAGCTCCTATTAAAGTATGTgttttaaataatgaagaacAAGGTATGGTGACTCAATGGcaatcattattttatGAACATAGATATAGTCATACTCATCAATCAAACCCTGATTTTATGAAATTAGCTGAATCAATGAATGTTAAAGGTATTAGAATTACTaatcaagaagaattgaaatctggagttaaagaatttttaGATGCTACTGAACCAGTATTATTAGAAGTTATTGTGGAAAAGAAAGTTCCAGTTTTACCTATGGTACCTGCTGGTAAAGCTTTAGatgatttcattttatGGGATGCTgaagttgaaaaacaacaaaatgatttaagaaaagaaagaactGGTGGTAAATATTAA